GGTCTTTTAGTAGTGAAAGCAGCACAGCTAGCAAATGAAGGTAAAACTTTAAATGAAATAGTTGAAGAAATAGAAAAATTAAAAAAAGATATAGTTTTTTATGGCTCACTTGAAACTTTAGAAAATGCTATTAAGGGTGGTAGAATAAATCCATTAGCTGGTAAGCTAATAAATGCATTAAACTTTAAGGTCATAATACAAGTAGTAGATGGAATAGTTAAACCAGTAGATAAAGCTAGAGGGGATAATAATTCTATAAAAAAAGTTGTAGATAGCGTATCAAAGAGAGTTTGTGAAAAAGAGAAAAGAGTTCTTGCAATAGGTCATTCTAACTGCTTAGATAAGGCATTAAAGGTTAAAGATATGATGATCAAAGAAAATTTGTTTGAAGATATAACTATAAGTGAAGTTGGGTCAGTTATGGGAACATACACATCAAAAGGAGCAATACTTATAAGCATATTATAATATAAATGGGGTAGATAAAATAAGCTTAGTCTTTGATTAAGCTTATTTTTTACGTTAATCTATTGAGGACGAAATTGATACTATTCAAGGTATATATATAGAAAAATAAATAAATTAGTGGTAATATTTGTATGAAAACATTGTATGTTTTGTTATGATTGATAAGATTTTTTATCAATTAAGGTGATATTAGGGGAGGGGTTAGTTTGGATGATACTTTAAATAATAGTAGATTATTAAGTATAGTTATAATAATATTACAAATTTCATATATATTATCATTTTTATTGTTTATTTATAGAGATGATATTTATGGAAAATTTGTTATTTGTACATCAATTAATATAGTTTCTATGCTATTGAGTGTATGCAACTTAAAGACTAAAAGTAGCAATAAAATGCTGTTAGCTCTTATAAGTATACTTCAAATTTTGTTTACAATATATGTTTATATACTTCCAGATGAAGGAATACCTGCACCAATTCAGTTATGGTAATTAGTAAAAAGGCTATATTTAATAGCCTTTTTTTATCCTAAAAATGAATCTGAATAAATAACAACTCCGTTAACATCATCTAAAGCATTTTCAACAAGTTCTAATGCCATAAATGCACTGTCTGGAACATCAAATGGTGCAGATATACTATATTTACTAGCTCTTTCAAATCCAAACTTAGGATAATATTTATCATGACCTAATACTATTACAGATTTAAAGCCTAGCTTTTTAGCTATTTTTAAACTTTCATTTATAAGTTTACTTCCAATACCTTTATCTTGGTACTCAGGAAGCACTGATACTGGAGCCAATGCTAAAGATTCAGTTTGTGTATTTTCACTTTTTATATTTATTTTAGTAAGCATTATATGACCAACTATTTTGTCATCATCTTTAGCAACTAAAGAAAGCTCTGGTATAAATTCTTTAACTTTTCTTAATCTATTTACTAATATATGTTCGCTATGGTCTGTGTGCTCAGCATTTTTAAATGCTTCTTCAACAACTTTTTCAACTTCACTATAATCATTAATTTCTTCTTTATCTATAGTTAAATTCATTACTTAATCTCCTTATTTTTAAAATTATAAATACAATTATATCATTAAAATATAAACTTTTATTGGATAGATTTATTATAAGTAAAAAGTATTTATATTATTACCTTATAATACTTAAATTAATATTAATTGCTAACTATAAAACTATACATTTTGTAAAAAATATATATAAAGTATATTAATTAATTTAGACAATCATATAAAAGGAGACATTTATAATGAGAAAAGGACTAATACCAGTAGCATTAGGAACTATAGTAACTACAACAGGTCTAGTTTTAGATTCTAAACAAAGTAAATGTAATTTATGTGCAAGAAATGATTATGCTAGTTTAGTTGGCACATTTTTAGTTGGATTAGGAGTGGCGCACATACTTCTTGGTGGAATAGATATAGCTAGAGATTAAATTACAAAAAAGGTAGCAATAAATGAGTGAATTATTGCTACCTTTTTTACAATATATAAAATTATCTAACTATAAAGTGAATGTGTTCTGTGGAATTTCTATATTCATCTAGTTCACAGGTGTGTTTGCATAATTCAACTAAATTATTGTAGCATTTTTTGTCTTCATTATGCATTTTTATAACATCACTATGAATTCCAGATGCAAATCCCTCCGCTCCGAAATACGTTATTATTTCAAGATTGCATCTCTCAATTTCCTTTTTAGCTCCAAATGGTGTAGCAACATAGGTTTCTGTGAAAGATTCATCTTTACTCCAAGCATTATCAACTAACAATTTTGAGAAATTCTCTATATTAGCATATTCAAAACTACACTCATGTATAGAAGATTTAATAATACCAAGTCCATTTAAATATGCAATCATAGCAAATCCGTTATCTTTTAAAATCCTTTTTACATTTTTTAGTACATCTAACCTTAATGCATCATCAGTTATATGATACATTGGTCCCATTAGCAAAACTACATCAAATGAATTATCATCAAACATGCTTAAATCTGTACAATCACCACATATATATTCATCAGCTTTCATATTAAGTTCTTCAATATTACTTTTAGCAAGTTTTAATTCTTCGGTTGAAAGATCATATAATGTTACATCATATCCTTTTTTTAATAATTCTATTGAATATTTACCAGGCCCGCACCCTAAATCTAAGGCCTTTCCAGTATTTTTAAAATATTTATCAATCATATGTAATGTAGTTTGAAATTCAATATTGTTATATGGATTTGAAAGTCTGTTTAATTCTAATAAAACGTTTTCATTATAGTACTTCTTTACAACATCCCTCATAGTTATCACCCTCATATTATACTTTTTTATAATTGTAGTACTAATATATCTTTTTAGCAATTCTATTCATAAAAAAAATTATTTATGTTTAATTTAATTATTAACAATTAATAAAAGATATTTAAGGTTTATTTAAGGTTAAGTTTATAAACAGTTAAACTTGAGATTATATACTTAACTCATGATAA
Above is a genomic segment from Romboutsia lituseburensis containing:
- a CDS encoding GNAT family N-acetyltransferase; this encodes MNLTIDKEEINDYSEVEKVVEEAFKNAEHTDHSEHILVNRLRKVKEFIPELSLVAKDDDKIVGHIMLTKINIKSENTQTESLALAPVSVLPEYQDKGIGSKLINESLKIAKKLGFKSVIVLGHDKYYPKFGFERASKYSISAPFDVPDSAFMALELVENALDDVNGVVIYSDSFLG
- a CDS encoding class I SAM-dependent methyltransferase, giving the protein MRDVVKKYYNENVLLELNRLSNPYNNIEFQTTLHMIDKYFKNTGKALDLGCGPGKYSIELLKKGYDVTLYDLSTEELKLAKSNIEELNMKADEYICGDCTDLSMFDDNSFDVVLLMGPMYHITDDALRLDVLKNVKRILKDNGFAMIAYLNGLGIIKSSIHECSFEYANIENFSKLLVDNAWSKDESFTETYVATPFGAKKEIERCNLEIITYFGAEGFASGIHSDVIKMHNEDKKCYNNLVELCKHTCELDEYRNSTEHIHFIVR
- a CDS encoding asparagine synthase, translating into MRKGLIPVALGTIVTTTGLVLDSKQSKCNLCARNDYASLVGTFLVGLGVAHILLGGIDIARD
- a CDS encoding DegV family protein; translation: MSKIKIITDSSCDLNKDIIEKYNIGVVGLNVSFGEETYIDGQIDNNVFYERMASSKELPKTSCPSPEKFSKAYECEEDEILVITITSKLSATYSTAVLAKNMYLEENNNKAIEVMDSETGSVGHGLLVVKAAQLANEGKTLNEIVEEIEKLKKDIVFYGSLETLENAIKGGRINPLAGKLINALNFKVIIQVVDGIVKPVDKARGDNNSIKKVVDSVSKRVCEKEKRVLAIGHSNCLDKALKVKDMMIKENLFEDITISEVGSVMGTYTSKGAILISIL